From a single Methanofollis sp. W23 genomic region:
- the glp gene encoding gephyrin-like molybdotransferase Glp, whose amino-acid sequence MSLFLEVVPVEEAVEVARSIAPEVGTEEVGLEDALHRVLAEDVTAAADLPGFDRSVVDGYAVTARDTTGASEALPAMLSLKGRVEMGQAPPGTVESGTCWYIPTGGVLPPGADAVAMVEYSETLEDEVLVHHAVAPGENVLSHDEDFAAGAVVLPAGRRLTPQDLGVLASAGVTRVPVKKVPVVGVISTGNEVVPADTPLAPGRVRDANSYLCAGFAREHGCEAKRYGIIKDDPALLRPVLTQAVEECDLVLISGGSSKDVRDMSAGVIGELGTVLVHGIALSPGKPTILGRVETTPVIGLPGHPGSAYIVLTTVVAPLLARAAGAPVAARRVRVRLAANIPSAKGREDHVRVKVEAGEAVPVFGKSGLLNTLVRSDGVVVVPATREGFEEGDEVEVVLW is encoded by the coding sequence ATGAGTCTCTTTCTTGAGGTGGTGCCGGTCGAAGAGGCGGTCGAGGTGGCACGCTCGATCGCCCCCGAGGTCGGCACCGAAGAGGTGGGGCTTGAGGACGCTCTCCACCGGGTGCTTGCCGAGGACGTCACCGCCGCCGCCGACCTTCCCGGTTTCGACCGCTCGGTGGTGGACGGGTATGCCGTGACCGCCAGGGACACCACCGGGGCCTCAGAGGCATTGCCCGCGATGCTCAGCCTCAAGGGACGAGTCGAGATGGGCCAGGCGCCGCCCGGCACGGTGGAGAGCGGGACCTGCTGGTACATCCCGACCGGCGGAGTGCTGCCGCCGGGCGCCGACGCCGTCGCCATGGTCGAGTATTCCGAGACGCTGGAAGACGAGGTGCTCGTCCACCATGCGGTGGCGCCGGGCGAGAACGTCCTCAGTCATGACGAGGACTTTGCCGCCGGTGCGGTCGTCCTCCCGGCGGGCCGGCGGCTCACCCCGCAGGACCTCGGGGTGCTCGCCTCGGCAGGCGTGACCCGCGTGCCGGTGAAGAAGGTCCCGGTCGTGGGGGTCATCTCGACCGGGAACGAGGTGGTGCCTGCCGACACTCCCCTCGCCCCAGGACGCGTGCGGGACGCCAACTCGTATCTCTGCGCCGGGTTCGCCCGCGAGCACGGGTGCGAGGCAAAGCGCTACGGGATCATCAAGGACGACCCCGCCCTCCTCAGACCGGTCCTCACGCAGGCGGTCGAGGAGTGCGACCTTGTCCTCATCTCTGGGGGATCGTCCAAGGACGTGCGTGACATGAGCGCCGGAGTCATCGGCGAACTTGGTACGGTGCTCGTGCACGGGATCGCCCTTTCGCCGGGCAAACCGACGATCCTCGGCCGCGTCGAGACGACGCCGGTCATCGGTCTGCCCGGGCATCCGGGCTCGGCCTACATCGTCCTCACCACCGTCGTCGCCCCGCTCCTCGCCCGTGCCGCCGGTGCCCCGGTGGCAGCGCGGCGGGTGCGGGTGCGCCTGGCCGCGAACATCCCCTCGGCGAAAGGCCGGGAGGACCATGTGCGGGTGAAAGTCGAGGCCGGCGAGGCGGTCCCGGTCTTTGGGAAGTCGGGACTCCTCAACACTCTGGTCAGGAGCGACGGCGTCGTCGTCGTCCCGGCGACCAGGGAAGGATTTGAAGAGGGCGACGAGGTGGAGGTGGTCCTGTGGTAA